The Microcoleus sp. AS-A8 genome contains a region encoding:
- a CDS encoding IS4 family transposase: GYNLEGSQASSDRLVRLVLLIALAMSAAWLQGQHTSTGGQSSYICRQKETHRTRRRHSNFWYCLYGYNWIAAFHECQDWVEELITSVRNKQAFYQRGIRAITLIQEAF, from the coding sequence AGGCTATAACCTCGAAGGTTCACAAGCTTCATCAGATAGATTAGTCCGTTTAGTATTGTTAATTGCCCTCGCTATGTCTGCTGCTTGGTTGCAGGGTCAACACACCTCAACTGGAGGTCAATCTTCCTATATTTGTCGGCAAAAAGAAACCCACAGAACTCGCCGAAGACATAGCAACTTTTGGTATTGTTTGTATGGCTACAATTGGATAGCTGCTTTTCATGAGTGTCAAGATTGGGTGGAGGAATTAATCACTTCTGTTCGCAATAAGCAGGCATTTTATCAACGAGGGATAAGGGCGATAACGCTTATACAGGAAGCATTTTAG
- a CDS encoding heavy metal translocating P-type ATPase, with the protein MDNATLKLRGMGCASCANSIEEAIRSVPGVNECYVNFGAEQATVIYDPQTTNLEEIQNAVDAAGYSAHPLQEQDFLSGDDDTEKATRLTESRALARKLWVAGIISLLLVVGSLPMMTGMSLSLLPTWLHNPLFQLVLTTPVLFWCGASFFINAWKALKRHTATMDTLVTIGTGAAYLYSLFPTFFAEYFTSRGLRADVYYEAATVIVTLILLGRLLENRAKGQTSQAIRSLVGLQAKTARIIRQGREVDIPIAEVVVGDVILVRPGEKIPVDGKIVDGSSTIDEAMVTGESAPVKKQPGDEVIGATINKTGSFKFQATRVGKDTFLAQIVKLVQQAQGSKAPIQRLADRVTGWFVPAVIAIAIATFIIWYNIMGNVTMALITTVGVLIIACPCALGLATPTSIMVGTGKGAENGILIKGAESLELAHQLQTIVLDKTGTITQGKPTVTDFVTVNGTANRNELQLLCLAASVERNSEHPLAEAVVQYAQSQGVELTDTQEFQAIAGSGVQGYVSNQFVQIGTRRWMTELGIDTSALPTPWEQLEYLGKTVIWMAVNGKIQAIMGIADAVKPSSVSAIRTLQRMGLSVVMLTGDNSRTANVIAREVGIKRVFAEVRPEQKAATVETLQSERKIVAMVGDGINDAPALAQADVGMAIGTGTDVAIAASDITLISGDLQGIVTAIQLSRATMRNIKQNLFFAFIYNVAGIPIAAGILFPIFGWLLSPIIAGAAMAFSSVSVVANALRLRNFQPKILG; encoded by the coding sequence ATGGATAACGCAACGCTCAAACTCCGAGGGATGGGTTGTGCCTCCTGTGCCAACAGTATCGAAGAGGCTATTCGTTCAGTGCCCGGTGTCAACGAATGTTATGTAAATTTTGGTGCAGAACAAGCCACTGTTATCTATGACCCGCAAACAACTAATTTGGAGGAAATTCAGAATGCCGTCGATGCAGCCGGATACTCTGCTCATCCCCTCCAAGAACAAGACTTTTTGAGTGGGGACGATGATACTGAAAAAGCAACTCGTCTAACAGAATCGCGTGCCTTGGCACGTAAGCTTTGGGTCGCTGGCATCATCAGCCTACTACTAGTTGTTGGCTCACTACCGATGATGACGGGAATGAGTCTGTCCTTGCTCCCAACGTGGCTGCACAATCCCCTGTTTCAGTTAGTGCTGACAACACCAGTATTGTTTTGGTGTGGAGCATCTTTCTTTATTAATGCCTGGAAAGCTCTCAAACGCCACACGGCAACGATGGATACATTGGTAACGATTGGTACCGGTGCGGCCTATCTTTATTCTCTTTTTCCTACGTTCTTTGCTGAATATTTCACAAGTAGAGGATTACGCGCTGATGTCTACTACGAAGCAGCTACAGTCATCGTCACTCTGATTTTGTTGGGACGATTGTTGGAGAATCGCGCCAAGGGACAAACCTCACAAGCCATTCGCTCTCTTGTGGGATTGCAAGCCAAAACGGCTCGCATTATTCGCCAGGGTAGAGAGGTAGACATTCCCATTGCTGAAGTGGTGGTGGGAGATGTGATTCTGGTTCGTCCTGGCGAAAAGATTCCGGTGGATGGAAAAATTGTTGATGGCTCCTCAACGATTGATGAAGCAATGGTGACGGGCGAAAGTGCGCCTGTGAAAAAACAGCCTGGTGATGAAGTCATTGGGGCTACGATTAACAAAACTGGAAGCTTCAAGTTCCAAGCCACACGAGTTGGGAAAGATACATTCCTGGCTCAAATTGTGAAGCTAGTCCAGCAAGCTCAAGGCTCTAAAGCACCCATTCAACGATTAGCAGACCGAGTAACGGGATGGTTTGTACCTGCCGTGATTGCCATTGCGATCGCTACTTTCATTATTTGGTACAACATCATGGGGAATGTCACGATGGCGTTAATCACAACCGTGGGCGTTTTAATTATTGCTTGTCCTTGTGCGCTAGGTTTAGCCACACCAACCTCCATCATGGTGGGTACCGGTAAAGGGGCAGAAAATGGCATCCTGATTAAAGGTGCAGAAAGTCTGGAACTTGCACACCAATTGCAAACCATTGTCCTCGACAAAACGGGCACCATTACACAAGGCAAGCCGACTGTCACCGATTTTGTGACGGTCAATGGTACGGCAAATCGTAATGAACTCCAACTTTTGTGCTTAGCAGCATCTGTTGAGCGGAATTCAGAACATCCCTTGGCTGAAGCGGTAGTGCAGTATGCCCAATCCCAAGGTGTGGAATTAACTGATACCCAAGAATTTCAAGCAATAGCAGGTAGCGGTGTACAAGGATATGTATCCAATCAATTCGTACAAATTGGGACGCGCCGTTGGATGACTGAATTGGGTATTGATACAAGCGCTTTGCCAACGCCTTGGGAGCAGCTGGAATATCTCGGTAAAACCGTGATTTGGATGGCAGTTAATGGCAAAATTCAAGCAATTATGGGTATTGCCGATGCGGTGAAACCCTCTTCTGTCAGTGCCATTCGTACTTTACAACGCATGGGATTGTCCGTAGTTATGTTGACTGGAGACAACAGCCGCACTGCTAACGTAATTGCGCGTGAGGTTGGGATTAAACGAGTCTTTGCTGAAGTTCGTCCTGAGCAAAAAGCTGCAACGGTTGAGACACTTCAGTCTGAAAGGAAGATCGTAGCAATGGTGGGGGATGGTATTAATGACGCACCCGCTTTAGCACAAGCCGATGTTGGTATGGCAATTGGAACAGGAACCGATGTTGCGATCGCTGCTAGTGATATTACCCTGATTTCTGGTGATTTACAAGGCATTGTTACCGCGATTCAACTGTCTCGCGCCACGATGCGAAACATCAAACAAAATTTGTTCTTTGCCTTCATCTACAACGTGGCAGGAATACCAATCGCCGCTGGCATTCTCTTCCCTATCTTTGGTTGGCTCTTAAGTCCCATTATTGCAGGTGCAGCAATGGCGTTTAGTTCGGTTTCAGTGGTTGCAAATGCGCTGCGTCTGCGTAATTTTCAACCCAAAATTCTGGGTTAA
- a CDS encoding alpha/beta hydrolase, protein MSLDAISIPPASGQTPTGLIVILHGWGANAQDLASLVPMLNLPNYHFLLPNAPFSHPQVAGGKMWYDLAREDYKGLTLSQELLEEWLKSLESRTGVPLESTILSGFSQGGAMTLDVGLMLPLGGLICMSGYLHRTPQDIEPPLPSVLIVHGRQDTVVPITAAQRVRDYLLSLGAPMQYKEFEMGHEIRPDVMEILREFILVNTGSAPA, encoded by the coding sequence CTGTCTCTCGACGCTATTTCAATTCCCCCAGCTTCGGGTCAGACCCCCACTGGACTGATCGTAATCTTACACGGCTGGGGAGCCAACGCCCAAGATTTGGCTTCTCTCGTGCCCATGTTGAACCTGCCCAATTACCACTTCCTGCTTCCTAATGCTCCTTTTTCTCACCCTCAGGTAGCCGGAGGCAAGATGTGGTACGACTTAGCCAGGGAAGATTATAAGGGTTTAACCCTCAGCCAAGAACTGCTAGAAGAGTGGCTCAAGTCTTTAGAAAGTAGGACAGGCGTTCCCCTGGAGTCCACGATTTTGAGTGGCTTTTCCCAAGGTGGCGCGATGACCCTCGATGTCGGCTTAATGTTACCGCTAGGGGGTTTAATCTGTATGAGCGGCTATCTGCATCGAACACCGCAAGATATTGAGCCTCCTTTACCATCGGTCTTAATTGTGCATGGGAGACAAGATACGGTTGTGCCGATCACAGCAGCTCAAAGAGTACGAGATTATTTACTCAGCCTAGGGGCACCCATGCAGTACAAAGAATTTGAGATGGGGCATGAAATTCGACCCGATGTCATGGAGATCCTGCGGGAGTTTATTTTAGTTAATACTGGCTCCGCCCCAGCTTAA
- a CDS encoding sensor histidine kinase: MSRPIQVQNHPFRFLLYLEWMLLFVAIFTELIPSPHQRFFRLPELTVSLIIGFGLMGLRLPTGQQRYKILYTLVEVFLILLTSITGGRTVRLFPLLYLIVVTRSCLIFQLPGRLGVTGLSFSLFLLTLLRRFQRIPTSPLLQERLQFFILGYALLFGLTFVFVLLSMNSMVAERQSREKLAIANEKLRQYALRIENQAILQERNRIARDIHDSLGHSLTALNIQLETAVKLWQSNPDKAKTFLARAKELGSQSLQEVRQSVSTMRSDPVQGRPLEDAIAYLAEELQRSTGISASCSLLVARPLPAELHTAVYRIVQESLTNICKYAGASEVKIQLKATTDELDLIIQDNGRGFNVETNTTGFGLQGMRERTLALGGQLLIDSQPGAGCRISAHFPLPQL, translated from the coding sequence GTGAGCCGCCCCATCCAAGTCCAAAATCATCCCTTTCGGTTTCTGCTCTACCTAGAGTGGATGCTGCTATTCGTTGCTATTTTTACTGAACTGATTCCCTCGCCTCATCAACGATTTTTCCGCTTACCCGAACTCACCGTTTCATTGATTATTGGCTTTGGGTTGATGGGATTGAGATTACCCACGGGTCAGCAACGTTACAAGATTCTCTACACACTTGTAGAAGTTTTCCTGATTTTACTCACGTCAATTACGGGTGGTAGAACAGTCCGACTTTTTCCTTTACTCTACCTAATTGTGGTGACTCGCAGTTGCTTAATTTTTCAACTGCCCGGTCGTTTGGGGGTGACAGGTTTATCATTTTCTTTGTTTTTGCTAACCTTACTCCGCCGCTTTCAACGCATACCCACCTCACCCCTTTTACAGGAGCGATTGCAGTTTTTTATTCTCGGGTATGCGCTCTTATTTGGATTGACCTTCGTGTTTGTCTTACTATCGATGAATTCAATGGTTGCCGAGCGTCAGAGCCGAGAAAAACTAGCGATCGCCAATGAAAAACTGCGACAGTACGCCCTACGCATTGAAAACCAAGCGATCCTGCAAGAACGGAACCGCATTGCTCGTGACATTCATGATTCCTTAGGGCACTCCCTAACCGCCCTCAATATTCAGCTCGAAACCGCCGTGAAGCTTTGGCAATCCAATCCTGACAAGGCAAAAACCTTTTTGGCACGGGCGAAAGAACTCGGTTCTCAATCGCTTCAAGAGGTACGACAATCCGTCTCTACCATGCGCTCCGACCCGGTGCAAGGGCGTCCCCTCGAAGACGCGATCGCCTATTTAGCAGAAGAACTTCAGCGCTCAACGGGTATCTCTGCCAGTTGTAGCCTGCTTGTAGCCCGTCCCCTCCCGGCTGAGCTGCACACGGCTGTCTATCGAATTGTCCAAGAATCATTGACAAATATTTGTAAATATGCAGGCGCAAGCGAAGTCAAAATTCAGCTAAAAGCCACCACAGACGAGCTGGACTTAATCATTCAGGATAATGGCAGAGGATTTAATGTCGAAACCAATACAACGGGTTTTGGCTTGCAAGGTATGCGGGAACGCACTCTGGCCTTGGGGGGTCAGTTACTGATTGATAGTCAACCCGGCGCTGGATGCCGAATTAGCGCTCATTTTCCCTTACCCCAGCTATAA
- the coaBC gene encoding bifunctional phosphopantothenoylcysteine decarboxylase/phosphopantothenate--cysteine ligase CoaBC, which yields MKPEPLPTSKAQIQNLGWEGRRVLVGVGGGIAAYKVCQVISTLFKSGVDVRVILTQSAQEFITPLTLTTLSRHPAYTDSVFWQPTHTRPVHIELGEWAEVFVIAPLTANTLGKLAHGLADNLLTNTVLASGCPVLLAPAMNTQMWEQPSVQRNWQQLLSDSRYHRVGPEAGLLACDRVGSGRMAEPDEILASVRSLLHTNGKRDLVGKRVLISTGGTQEYLDPVRFIGNPSTGKMGLALAQAALHRGATVTLVHAPITWEVPLGIRAIAVVSAAQMGQAMMECFPDADVIVMAAAVADVKPAEYAPEKLPKKLLPNSLRLEPVPDILAELGHRKQPHQRLIGFAAQTGDIVKPALEKLRNKKLDAIAANPIDKPNSGFGSDTNQAIFLDKQGRQVEISPCSKLQLAHHLFDFVSSIPGE from the coding sequence ATGAAGCCTGAGCCACTCCCTACTTCAAAAGCTCAAATCCAAAATCTAGGCTGGGAAGGCAGGCGAGTTCTAGTTGGTGTAGGCGGCGGCATCGCCGCCTATAAAGTTTGTCAGGTGATTTCTACCTTATTTAAATCAGGGGTAGACGTGAGAGTTATTCTCACGCAATCGGCTCAAGAATTTATTACTCCCTTAACATTAACCACACTTTCGCGTCATCCAGCTTATACAGACTCAGTTTTCTGGCAACCCACTCACACCCGCCCAGTGCATATTGAGTTAGGGGAATGGGCTGAGGTGTTTGTGATTGCTCCCCTGACGGCAAATACTTTGGGCAAGTTAGCCCATGGCTTAGCCGATAATTTGCTAACGAATACAGTACTCGCTTCTGGTTGTCCCGTCCTGTTGGCACCGGCGATGAATACCCAAATGTGGGAACAGCCGTCGGTGCAACGAAACTGGCAGCAATTGCTGAGTGACTCTCGATATCATCGTGTGGGGCCAGAGGCAGGATTGTTGGCGTGCGATCGCGTGGGTTCTGGACGCATGGCAGAACCCGATGAGATATTGGCCTCGGTGCGATCGCTCCTGCATACGAACGGTAAGCGCGATTTAGTCGGCAAGCGAGTTTTAATCAGCACTGGCGGAACCCAGGAATATCTTGACCCGGTTCGCTTCATTGGCAATCCTTCCACGGGTAAGATGGGGCTGGCGTTGGCACAAGCGGCATTGCACCGAGGAGCCACAGTAACCCTGGTTCACGCCCCCATCACCTGGGAGGTACCGTTAGGCATTCGAGCCATTGCGGTGGTGAGTGCAGCCCAGATGGGACAAGCGATGATGGAATGCTTCCCGGATGCAGATGTGATTGTGATGGCAGCAGCAGTGGCAGATGTAAAACCCGCTGAATATGCCCCGGAGAAGTTACCGAAAAAATTACTTCCCAATTCTTTACGCTTAGAACCTGTGCCGGATATCTTGGCAGAGTTGGGACACCGCAAACAGCCGCATCAACGCTTAATTGGATTTGCTGCACAAACTGGCGATATTGTCAAGCCTGCCTTAGAGAAATTGCGGAACAAGAAATTAGATGCGATCGCCGCTAATCCGATCGATAAACCTAACAGTGGTTTTGGTAGCGATACGAATCAAGCCATATTTCTCGATAAACAGGGACGTCAGGTAGAAATTTCACCTTGTAGTAAATTGCAACTCGCTCATCATTTGTTTGATTTTGTCAGTAGTATTCCAGGCGAGTAA
- a CDS encoding heavy metal-responsive transcriptional regulator: MLAQETLKQIGSVAKESGVPIKTIRYYEELGLLKSSGRTEGGFRLFNSDVFARLSFIKRAQSLGLSLSEIKEFLAVHDQGDLPCDRIKVKLNDKIDEIDRQIQQLQVLKLELVGLLSGWETIPETLEATICPIIQGI, from the coding sequence ATGTTAGCCCAAGAAACACTAAAACAAATTGGTTCAGTCGCCAAGGAAAGTGGCGTCCCCATTAAAACGATTCGCTACTATGAGGAACTAGGTTTACTGAAGTCATCGGGAAGAACGGAGGGTGGATTTAGATTATTCAACTCCGATGTTTTTGCGCGTTTAAGTTTTATCAAACGTGCCCAGAGTCTAGGATTGAGTTTGTCAGAAATCAAGGAATTTCTGGCTGTTCACGACCAAGGTGACTTACCTTGCGATCGCATTAAGGTGAAGCTGAACGATAAAATTGACGAAATCGATCGCCAAATCCAACAGTTACAGGTTTTGAAGCTGGAGTTAGTCGGATTACTTTCGGGATGGGAAACCATACCAGAAACACTGGAAGCAACCATTTGTCCAATTATTCAAGGAATTTAA
- a CDS encoding cupredoxin domain-containing protein produces the protein MFKKVTFFGALAGFGFLLGVISGTIAAEMPTEHSTPKTTQFQHIEQPLINKIAVSLGGLGLIGLELWWFLLSKPKSQKAELAGGGIQEVTVNVDGGYEPSRIVVQAGQLVRLNFFRKDKSSCLEQVLIPDFHIAVHLPLNEVTAVEFMPEQAGDYVFTCGMNMFRGALEVQASNSSSKENFFAQIPA, from the coding sequence ATGTTTAAGAAAGTTACGTTTTTCGGGGCATTAGCAGGATTTGGATTTCTGTTAGGGGTAATTTCCGGGACGATTGCCGCCGAAATGCCAACTGAACACTCCACTCCCAAAACTACTCAATTCCAACATATCGAACAACCCTTAATCAACAAAATTGCGGTGAGTCTGGGTGGATTGGGATTAATTGGTTTAGAACTCTGGTGGTTCTTGCTGAGTAAGCCGAAGTCTCAGAAAGCTGAATTAGCAGGTGGAGGAATTCAAGAAGTGACGGTTAATGTTGATGGCGGTTATGAACCGAGTCGCATTGTCGTGCAAGCCGGTCAACTTGTGCGGCTGAACTTCTTCCGTAAAGATAAAAGCAGTTGTTTGGAACAGGTACTCATTCCCGATTTTCACATCGCAGTTCATTTACCGCTTAATGAAGTGACGGCTGTGGAGTTCATGCCTGAACAAGCAGGAGATTATGTTTTTACCTGCGGTATGAATATGTTTCGCGGTGCCCTAGAAGTACAGGCATCCAATAGTTCGAGTAAAGAGAACTTCTTCGCCCAAATCCCAGCGTGA
- a CDS encoding response regulator transcription factor, with protein MIRILLVDDQSLIRQGLRALLELEPDLEVVGEAENGQSAIALVETLNPDVLLLDIRMPVMDGVAVTREIGQRFTDTKVLVLTTFDDEQYVAQALHYGAKGYLLKDTPSEELAAAIRAVYKGYTQLGPGLFEKAMQKVPAPPTSPPAGWEQLTPREKEVLKLIAAGASNREIAESLYISEGTVKNHVTRILNQLGLRDRTQAAILAHSFLH; from the coding sequence ATGATTCGGATATTGCTTGTAGATGACCAGAGTTTAATTCGTCAAGGATTGAGAGCATTATTAGAACTAGAGCCGGATTTAGAAGTCGTGGGAGAAGCAGAGAACGGGCAAAGTGCGATCGCGCTCGTCGAAACCTTAAACCCAGATGTCTTGCTCCTGGATATTCGGATGCCTGTGATGGATGGAGTTGCTGTCACGCGAGAAATTGGTCAACGCTTTACTGACACAAAAGTCTTAGTGCTAACCACGTTTGATGATGAGCAATATGTCGCACAGGCGCTGCACTATGGGGCAAAAGGCTATTTGCTCAAAGACACTCCTTCTGAAGAGTTAGCGGCAGCGATTCGAGCCGTTTACAAAGGTTACACCCAACTGGGGCCAGGATTGTTTGAAAAGGCGATGCAAAAAGTTCCTGCTCCTCCTACTAGTCCTCCAGCCGGTTGGGAACAGTTAACGCCGAGAGAAAAGGAAGTCTTAAAGCTAATTGCCGCCGGTGCTAGTAACCGCGAGATTGCAGAATCACTCTACATTTCCGAAGGAACCGTGAAAAATCATGTGACACGTATTCTCAATCAGTTAGGTTTGCGCGATCGCACCCAGGCCGCCATTTTAGCTCACTCCTTTTTGCACTAA
- a CDS encoding pentapeptide repeat-containing protein, whose protein sequence is MKASEFSTESELLSRHETGERNFSGAKLSGVDLSGSNLNRINLSSAHLNGANLTKTKLIRANLSNADLRVANFTKAQLIETTLSRADLTQAILSEADLSGAILSGALLSGADLKWATLIGTSLIGALIKGAKLTKVNLTGATLSRAILVQADLKKAILNRAILGEADLSEANLSGASLIRAYLNRVNLRRANLEEADLSEADLKGANLSGANLSGANLSGADLREANLSHADLSGADLQGANLTRANLAEVLLKKANLRGAELSKANLHKANLSKANLSGANLLEANLLDANLSQANLLRSGLLLTYLTNANLSSTNLNEANLIGANLEGANLSEASLEGAIMPNGTIYCQTDRV, encoded by the coding sequence ATGAAAGCAAGCGAATTTTCAACTGAAAGCGAACTTTTGAGTCGGCACGAAACAGGAGAACGAAATTTTTCAGGTGCCAAACTCAGTGGAGTCGATTTAAGTGGCTCTAATCTCAATCGGATCAATCTCAGTTCAGCCCATCTGAATGGGGCTAATTTAACAAAGACTAAGCTAATTAGAGCGAATCTCAGCAATGCCGATTTGAGGGTAGCCAATTTCACAAAAGCACAACTCATTGAAACCACTCTCTCACGAGCAGACCTGACTCAGGCCATTTTGAGTGAAGCAGATTTGAGTGGAGCCATTTTATCGGGTGCATTGCTATCGGGAGCCGACTTGAAATGGGCTACTTTGATCGGTACCAGCCTGATTGGGGCCTTGATCAAAGGGGCAAAACTGACAAAAGTAAACTTGACTGGAGCAACATTAAGCCGAGCTATTCTCGTCCAAGCGGATTTGAAAAAGGCCATATTAAATCGAGCCATTCTTGGTGAAGCTGATTTGAGTGAAGCCAACCTGAGTGGAGCGAGTTTGATTCGGGCTTATTTGAATCGAGTGAACTTGCGTCGGGCTAATCTGGAAGAGGCTGATCTAAGTGAAGCCGATCTCAAAGGGGCGAATCTGAGTGGGGCGAATCTGAGTGGGGCGAATCTGAGTGGCGCTGATTTGCGGGAGGCCAATTTAAGCCATGCTGATTTGAGTGGCGCTGACTTGCAAGGAGCAAATCTAACGCGAGCGAACCTGGCTGAAGTGCTGCTGAAGAAGGCTAACTTACGAGGAGCAGAACTGAGTAAAGCCAACTTGCACAAAGCGAATTTGTCTAAAGCGAATTTGTCGGGTGCGAATCTGCTTGAGGCTAATTTGCTGGACGCCAACTTAAGCCAGGCCAATTTGCTGCGATCGGGTTTGTTACTCACTTATTTAACCAATGCTAATCTCAGTAGCACTAATCTGAATGAAGCCAATTTAATTGGAGCCAATTTAGAGGGAGCCAATTTAAGTGAAGCCTCCTTGGAAGGTGCAATCATGCCCAATGGTACAATCTATTGCCAAACTGACCGAGTATAG
- a CDS encoding CHAD domain-containing protein, translating into MTKTTGLAPKTLGYWAYLAIEKHFQKTLKYESDVLADKDPEALHQMRVGMRRLRTAVHGFAPALSLPTAAQEKKIAKIARQLGELRDIDVLQDTLKNQYLPTLPPSEQDALKKVLATLKKQRQKSLELVQTTLKEGRYEELKQGFQNWLNQPSYGEFAEFPIDEILPELLLPLVSQFLLHPAWLVGVKLTDGEIAAPSGLNSEIVVQLLTAHGDSLHSLRKQAKRVRYQMELFTDFYPSTYEDYVKDIKNIQSILGHIQDSFVLAEFLKASLDSGNIAQLPTMASQFTEARYQAWQEWRPLQQRYLNPKTRRDLHQTLLKPVAPKTP; encoded by the coding sequence ATGACAAAAACTACAGGGTTAGCACCAAAAACATTAGGTTATTGGGCGTATCTAGCTATCGAAAAACACTTTCAAAAAACGCTTAAATACGAAAGCGACGTTCTCGCCGACAAAGACCCAGAAGCTTTACATCAAATGCGCGTCGGGATGCGCCGTCTGCGTACAGCCGTTCATGGTTTTGCCCCCGCCCTCTCACTCCCAACAGCCGCTCAAGAGAAAAAAATTGCCAAAATTGCCCGACAATTAGGTGAGTTACGGGATATCGATGTACTGCAAGACACCCTGAAAAATCAGTACCTCCCGACCCTACCGCCCTCCGAACAAGACGCTCTCAAAAAAGTTTTGGCAACCCTCAAAAAGCAGCGTCAAAAATCATTAGAGCTGGTTCAAACAACTCTCAAAGAGGGACGCTATGAGGAACTCAAACAGGGGTTTCAAAACTGGCTAAACCAACCGAGTTATGGGGAATTTGCGGAATTTCCCATTGATGAGATTTTGCCAGAATTGCTCCTACCCCTCGTGAGTCAATTTTTGCTTCATCCAGCTTGGCTCGTCGGCGTAAAGCTGACGGATGGAGAGATTGCTGCTCCCAGCGGCCTGAATTCAGAAATCGTGGTGCAGCTTTTAACCGCGCATGGAGATAGTCTTCATAGCTTGCGGAAACAAGCCAAGCGAGTGCGCTATCAGATGGAACTCTTTACAGACTTCTATCCCTCTACTTATGAGGATTATGTCAAAGACATCAAAAATATCCAAAGCATTTTGGGGCACATTCAAGACAGTTTCGTATTAGCTGAATTTTTGAAAGCAAGCCTAGATTCAGGAAATATCGCTCAACTGCCAACGATGGCTAGTCAGTTCACAGAAGCGCGTTACCAAGCTTGGCAGGAGTGGCGGCCTTTACAGCAGCGATATCTCAATCCCAAAACCCGAAGAGATTTGCATCAGACCTTGCTCAAACCTGTTGCTCCAAAAACACCTTAG
- a CDS encoding DUF2555 domain-containing protein has product MATLTLTIRERDLMALTADDVAELAGRLERDDYTNAFEGLDDWHLLRALAFQRPELIEPYLYLLDLEGYDEA; this is encoded by the coding sequence ATGGCAACTTTAACCTTAACTATTCGGGAGCGCGATTTAATGGCTCTCACGGCAGATGACGTTGCAGAGCTAGCTGGACGTTTAGAACGGGATGATTACACGAATGCTTTTGAGGGACTCGACGATTGGCATTTACTGCGTGCCTTAGCATTTCAGCGTCCAGAGCTAATCGAACCCTATCTCTACTTGCTCGATCTAGAAGGCTACGATGAAGCCTGA
- a CDS encoding Crp/Fnr family transcriptional regulator — translation MPQATRAILELEHNELREGRRLHFYAKGEGIPLVSQGVWQVCQGLVQLSTPCLNGEEVWLGWADPSMFFGQWFSLLHSYQATALSDVHLIWFSLAEINASARLSQIVLPQMVRRMRQTEALLAISGQRRVEERLQQLFLLMKQEMGEPMPEGTRLRVRLTHQNLANAIGTTRVTVTRLLSKLKREGAITIDRDRHIILTDSFKNIADW, via the coding sequence ATGCCCCAAGCTACCAGAGCAATTCTCGAACTCGAACACAATGAGTTAAGGGAAGGACGCCGCTTACATTTTTATGCCAAAGGCGAAGGCATCCCACTCGTTTCCCAGGGTGTCTGGCAGGTGTGCCAGGGACTCGTGCAGTTAAGTACACCATGCCTGAATGGTGAAGAGGTGTGGCTGGGTTGGGCAGACCCTTCCATGTTTTTTGGTCAGTGGTTCTCCTTGCTGCACTCTTACCAAGCAACAGCTCTGTCTGATGTTCATCTCATTTGGTTTTCTTTAGCAGAAATCAACGCTTCTGCACGCCTGTCTCAGATCGTTTTACCGCAGATGGTACGTCGGATGCGGCAGACAGAAGCGTTGCTCGCGATTTCAGGTCAGCGCCGGGTTGAAGAACGCTTGCAGCAACTGTTCTTGCTGATGAAGCAAGAAATGGGTGAACCGATGCCGGAAGGGACTCGTCTCAGAGTGCGTCTGACTCACCAGAACTTAGCCAATGCTATCGGCACCACACGAGTAACCGTCACACGACTCCTCAGCAAGCTGAAACGTGAAGGCGCAATTACTATCGATCGCGATCGCCATATTATCCTGACGGACAGCTTCAAAAATATTGCGGATTGGTGA